Below is a window of Prosthecochloris sp. GSB1 DNA.
ACAGGAATGCCTTACCTTGATGGCACGCTGCCGTAAAGCTACTTCGCAGACTTTTTAAGTCTGCCGACCATCTGGTTCACTTCGAGCACGGCATTATTGAGCTCCATAAGCCTGCTTTGTATCTCCAGGATCTTGCTGGTACACTGATCATACAGCTCTTCCTTATCAACATCCTCTTGCTCTCCTGGAGGAATCTCCTCTCTACGTCCTGTCAAAATATAATCAACATCAATACCTACCGCTTCCAGCTTTTTCCTGAGAATGCTACCAATCATACTCCGCCCGGTCACATAAGGGGTCAGGTAACTCCCGTCCTTGACATCGATTGCTTTGGCTAATGCTCGT
It encodes the following:
- a CDS encoding helix-turn-helix transcriptional regulator; this encodes MQKEKIEKSEEPSNQTDYGEVAERFRQIIKEQFGTQRALAKAIDVKDGSYLTPYVTGRSMIGSILRKKLEAVGIDVDYILTGRREEIPPGEQEDVDKEELYDQCTSKILEIQSRLMELNNAVLEVNQMVGRLKKSAK